A single window of Nicotiana tomentosiformis chromosome 1, ASM39032v3, whole genome shotgun sequence DNA harbors:
- the LOC108947438 gene encoding uncharacterized mitochondrial protein AtMg00810-like, protein MVPIIKSQHVFNATTTTTSPSPSIEPTSFTKASKFKEWRDAMSSEMTALFKNETWSLLHKSLYGLKQAPRAWYNKLHQFLISVGFTTSKTDVSLFIYSHNNVVVYLLVYVDDIVLTGNCSSFIDSFVQALGCAFSIRDLRPLHYFLGIQVNRNSDSIWLSQSQYIESILTKAGMIHCKPLSSPMATNAKLHKGDSPDFDDPSLYRQVIGALQYLTLTRSDISFMAGSIDDRKSTGDYAIYFGPNLISWSSRKQRIVARSSTESEYKALVDAAAKLT, encoded by the exons ATGGTACCAATCATCAAGTCGCAACATGTTTTCAATGCTACAACTACTACTACATCCCCATCTCCCTCCATTGAGCCTACCAGCTTTACAAAAGCCTCTAAGTTCAAAGAATGGCGTGATGCTATGTCATCTGAGATGACAGCTTTGTTCAAAAATGAAACATGGTCGTTG CTTCACAAATCTCTTTACGGCCTTAAGCAAGCTCCACGAGCTTGGTATAACAAGCTTCATCAATTTCTCATCTCTGTTGGTTTCACCACCTCTAAGACTGATGTTTCTTTGTTTATCTACTCTCATAACAATGTGGTCGTCTACCTATTAGTCTATGTGGATGACATTGTGCTCACAGGAAACTGCTCTTCATTTATTGACTCATTTGTTCAAGCTCTGGGTTGTGCATTCTCCATAAGGGACCTTCGTCCACTACATTACTTCCTTGGAATTCAGGTGAACCGTAATAGTGATAGTATTTGGCTCTCTCAATCTCAGTATATCGAGAGTATCCTTACTAAAGCTGGTATGATTCATTGTAAGCCTCTAAGCTCACCCATGGCCACAAATGCAAAGCTTCACAAAGGTGACAGTCCCGACTTTGATGATCCAAGTCTTTATCGACAAGTTATTGGTGCTCTTCAATATCTTACTTTAACAAGATCAGACATATCATTTATG GCTGGTAGTATTGATGATCGCAAGTCAACAGGTGACTATGCAATATACTTTGGCCCGAATCTGATATCCTGGTCATCCCGCAAGCAACGAATAGTGGCACGTTCTTCTACCGAGTCGGAGTACAAAGCATTAGTTGATGCTGCTGCAAAATTGACGTGA